Proteins encoded together in one Bacteroidota bacterium window:
- a CDS encoding methylated-DNA--[protein]-cysteine S-methyltransferase has translation MKPQNRITITRFATPIGEMIAGATDEGLLLFDFSKRRMIDSVLNRIRIFQKAELIDGYHPHFNALKEQFKAYLAGERMEFQLPLLFSGTPFQIRVWNELTNIPYGRTRSYKQQAMALGDVKAIRAVARANGENCFAVLVPCHRVIAENGDLTGYAGGLAKKKWLLNFERKNSAKELQGSLF, from the coding sequence ATGAAACCACAAAATAGAATAACAATAACCCGATTTGCAACTCCAATAGGTGAAATGATAGCAGGTGCCACAGATGAAGGGCTACTATTGTTCGACTTTAGCAAAAGAAGGATGATAGATTCAGTTCTAAATCGGATCAGAATTTTTCAAAAGGCTGAATTAATTGATGGATACCATCCTCATTTCAATGCATTAAAGGAGCAATTCAAAGCATATTTAGCAGGAGAAAGAATGGAATTTCAACTCCCACTGTTATTTTCCGGAACTCCTTTTCAAATAAGGGTTTGGAATGAGCTAACGAATATACCATATGGCAGAACAAGGTCTTACAAACAACAGGCCATGGCACTGGGAGATGTAAAAGCAATTCGTGCTGTGGCAAGGGCTAATGGAGAAAATTGTTTTGCCGTTCTTGTTCCCTGCCACAGAGTAATTGCAGAAAATGGGGATTTAACCGGATATGCAGGAGGACTGGCAAAAAAGAAATGGCTTTTGAATTTTGAACGAAAAAATTCTGCGAAAGAATTGCAGGGTTCATTATTTTGA
- a CDS encoding tryptophan-rich sensory protein — protein sequence MSYWIKIIIFLALNFGALVIGSFFTGPGASSEWYQSLNKAPWTPPGFVFGLAWFTIMLCFSFFMANITEEKQALALNTILIAYALQWLFNVIWNPLFFKLQLPALALIDISLLFLAVTYFVFIGFKHSIVNALLILPYFLWLVIAVSLNAFIVLMN from the coding sequence ATGAGCTATTGGATTAAAATAATCATTTTTCTTGCCCTTAATTTCGGGGCACTAGTAATCGGAAGCTTTTTTACTGGCCCTGGAGCTTCTTCTGAATGGTACCAAAGCTTAAATAAGGCTCCCTGGACTCCTCCAGGTTTTGTATTTGGTCTGGCATGGTTTACCATAATGCTCTGTTTTAGCTTTTTCATGGCAAATATTACGGAAGAAAAGCAAGCATTAGCCCTGAATACTATACTTATTGCATATGCGCTCCAATGGCTCTTTAATGTAATTTGGAACCCGCTTTTTTTTAAATTGCAATTACCTGCTTTGGCTCTAATTGATATAAGCTTACTTTTTCTAGCAGTAACCTATTTTGTTTTTATAGGTTTTAAGCATTCCATAGTTAATGCATTGTTGATTCTTCCTTATTTCCTATGGCTTGTTATTGCTGTTTCTTTAAATGCATTTATTGTATTAATGAATTGA
- a CDS encoding NAD-dependent succinate-semialdehyde dehydrogenase, translating to MKFQSINPFSGQVISTFDEHSEEEIKEILINAEVAFQNWRAWPIHDRSKLMLKVATILLENIDTYARTITLEMGKPINEARAEIKKCAWVCAYYAEKAEHFLADEIIETDAQESFVCYDPLGCILAIMPWNYPFWQVFRFAAPTLMAGNVGLLKHATSVLGCAKHIQEVFEKAGFPKGVFQNLFINHQKVERLIESPVVKAISLTGSEKAGSEVGAIAGKNIKKSVLELGGSNAFIVWDDANIEQTVKIALTARMQNAGQSCIAAKRFIILENVFDAFVSKFIDELKGFNTGNPLDENTHIGPMARRDQAEKLQEQILKSKEMGAKIIYGGEQIGAFHYPTVMINIKPGMPVFDEETFGPVAAMIKAKNEDEAFDLANKSPFGLGTSLFTKDIERAKKCIGRISDGAFFINELVKSDPRLPFGGTKSSGYGRELSKEGVLEFVNIKTVYVK from the coding sequence ATGAAATTTCAAAGTATTAATCCATTTTCAGGTCAAGTAATTTCAACTTTCGATGAGCATTCCGAAGAAGAAATAAAGGAAATTTTGATAAATGCAGAGGTTGCTTTTCAAAATTGGCGTGCTTGGCCAATTCATGATCGTTCCAAATTAATGCTAAAAGTTGCAACTATTTTGCTTGAAAATATAGATACCTATGCTCGTACAATTACATTGGAAATGGGTAAGCCAATAAATGAGGCCCGAGCAGAAATAAAAAAATGTGCATGGGTTTGCGCCTATTATGCTGAAAAAGCGGAACATTTTTTAGCCGATGAAATAATTGAAACCGATGCCCAGGAAAGTTTCGTATGTTATGACCCTCTTGGATGTATATTAGCAATTATGCCCTGGAATTATCCTTTCTGGCAAGTATTTCGTTTTGCTGCTCCTACACTTATGGCGGGGAATGTGGGCTTACTAAAGCATGCTACTTCTGTTTTAGGCTGTGCAAAACATATTCAGGAAGTTTTTGAAAAAGCGGGTTTTCCTAAGGGCGTTTTTCAAAATCTATTTATTAATCATCAAAAAGTAGAAAGGCTAATTGAAAGTCCTGTAGTAAAGGCCATTTCCCTTACAGGTAGTGAAAAGGCAGGCTCTGAAGTGGGCGCTATTGCCGGTAAAAACATTAAAAAAAGTGTACTAGAATTAGGGGGAAGCAATGCTTTTATTGTTTGGGATGATGCAAATATTGAACAAACTGTTAAAATAGCACTGACAGCAAGAATGCAAAATGCAGGACAAAGTTGTATTGCAGCCAAAAGGTTTATTATTCTGGAAAATGTTTTTGATGCCTTTGTTTCTAAATTCATTGATGAACTCAAAGGGTTTAATACAGGTAATCCTTTGGATGAAAACACGCATATTGGCCCCATGGCAAGAAGGGATCAGGCTGAAAAACTTCAGGAACAGATTTTGAAATCAAAAGAAATGGGTGCGAAAATTATATATGGGGGAGAACAAATTGGAGCATTTCACTATCCCACTGTAATGATAAATATTAAGCCCGGGATGCCAGTTTTTGATGAAGAAACCTTTGGGCCAGTTGCAGCCATGATTAAAGCAAAAAATGAAGATGAAGCTTTTGATCTCGCAAATAAAAGCCCTTTTGGTTTAGGAACATCCTTATTTACTAAAGACATTGAGAGAGCCAAAAAGTGCATAGGCAGAATAAGCGATGGAGCTTTTTTTATAAATGAACTTGTAAAATCAGATCCTCGCTTGCCTTTTGGAGGAACTAAAAGCTCCGGCTATGGAAGAGAACTTTCAAAAGAAGGTGTTTTAGAATTTGTAAATATTAAAACAGTTTATGTAAAATAG
- the ytxJ gene encoding bacillithiol system redox-active protein YtxJ: MGFFDRITNENTNNSNETNKITWIEIKSIENLDELVERAKSQPVAIFKHSTRCIISKMVLKQFEKDFNLKFGQMDMYILDLIAYRSVSNKIATIFNLRHESPQIIVIIGGKVVFHASHNDINAQILNELVG; this comes from the coding sequence ATGGGATTTTTTGATAGAATAACAAATGAAAATACTAACAATTCAAATGAAACGAATAAAATCACATGGATTGAAATTAAAAGTATTGAAAATTTGGATGAGCTAGTTGAAAGAGCTAAAAGCCAGCCAGTAGCCATTTTCAAACATTCTACCAGGTGCATAATCAGTAAAATGGTATTGAAACAATTTGAAAAGGATTTCAATTTAAAGTTTGGCCAAATGGATATGTATATTCTTGATCTGATAGCTTATAGAAGCGTTTCAAATAAAATAGCAACAATTTTTAACCTTCGTCATGAGAGTCCTCAAATTATTGTGATAATAGGCGGGAAGGTAGTTTTTCATGCTTCTCACAATGATATAAATGCCCAAATACTGAATGAACTTGTTGGGTAA
- a CDS encoding peptide chain release factor 3 produces the protein MSIADQIKKRRTFAIISHPDAGKTTLTEKFLLFGGAIQTAGAVKSNKINKTATSDFMEIEKQRGISVATSVMGFEYRGVKINLLDTPGHKDFAEDTYRTLTAVDSVILVIDCVKGVEPQTERLMEVCRMRKTPVIVFVNKVDREGQPPFDLLDEIEEKLAIRVRPLSWPIGMGQSFKGVYNLFDKSLYLFNPNKQKIEKDIVAIKDLSDKVLDQEVGKYADLLREEVELIEGVYEPFSKAQYALGNIAPVFFGSAINNFGVKELLDTFIEIAPFPRERETDLRMINPEEENFTGFVFKIHANLDPRHRDRIAFLRICSGKFERNKNYQHVRLNKQLKFYNPTSFMAQDKSVIDEAFPGDIVGLYDTGNFKIGDTLTEGESFTFKGIPSFSPEIFRELINTDPMKSKQLEKGINQLTDEGVAQLFTQQPGNRKIIGTVGELQFDVIQFRLLHEYGASCRFDQMPFYKACWITSDNKTKLNDLCEFKHRNIVTDKDNNLVFLADSEWALNMTIENNPEIKFHFTSEHK, from the coding sequence ATGAGTATAGCAGATCAAATAAAAAAAAGAAGAACCTTTGCCATTATAAGTCATCCAGATGCTGGTAAAACTACCCTTACTGAAAAATTCCTTTTGTTCGGAGGGGCAATACAGACGGCTGGGGCAGTGAAGTCAAATAAAATTAATAAAACAGCTACTTCTGATTTTATGGAAATTGAGAAACAAAGAGGAATCTCAGTTGCCACATCTGTAATGGGCTTTGAATATAGGGGAGTTAAAATAAATTTATTGGATACACCAGGTCACAAGGATTTTGCTGAAGATACCTACAGAACACTTACGGCTGTTGATAGTGTTATCCTTGTTATTGATTGTGTAAAAGGAGTGGAGCCACAAACCGAAAGGCTTATGGAAGTTTGCAGAATGAGGAAAACCCCGGTAATTGTATTCGTAAATAAAGTAGATAGGGAAGGACAACCCCCTTTTGATCTTTTGGATGAAATTGAAGAAAAACTAGCTATACGTGTTAGGCCTCTTAGCTGGCCAATTGGAATGGGACAAAGCTTCAAAGGAGTTTACAATTTGTTCGATAAAAGTCTCTACTTATTCAACCCCAATAAACAAAAAATAGAAAAAGACATTGTTGCAATAAAAGACCTTTCAGATAAGGTACTTGATCAGGAAGTGGGGAAATATGCCGATTTGCTTCGGGAAGAAGTTGAGTTAATTGAAGGTGTTTATGAACCCTTTTCAAAAGCTCAATACGCCTTAGGAAACATTGCACCCGTATTCTTTGGAAGTGCAATAAATAACTTCGGAGTAAAGGAACTGCTTGACACATTTATTGAAATTGCCCCTTTTCCCAGAGAAAGAGAAACAGACCTCAGAATGATTAATCCGGAGGAAGAAAATTTTACTGGTTTTGTGTTTAAAATACATGCCAATCTTGACCCCAGGCATAGAGACAGAATTGCTTTTTTGAGAATATGTTCCGGGAAATTTGAGCGCAATAAAAATTACCAACACGTAAGATTAAACAAGCAATTGAAATTTTATAATCCTACCAGCTTCATGGCACAGGATAAGTCTGTTATTGATGAAGCCTTTCCTGGTGATATTGTTGGTTTGTACGATACCGGGAATTTTAAAATTGGTGACACCCTTACCGAAGGAGAATCATTTACTTTTAAAGGAATACCTAGTTTCTCCCCTGAAATTTTCCGGGAATTGATAAATACAGACCCAATGAAAAGCAAACAATTGGAAAAAGGTATTAACCAGCTCACTGATGAAGGCGTGGCACAGTTATTTACACAACAGCCAGGAAACCGCAAAATTATAGGTACTGTAGGCGAACTTCAATTTGATGTTATACAATTCAGGTTATTGCATGAATATGGCGCCTCCTGTCGTTTTGATCAAATGCCCTTTTACAAGGCATGCTGGATAACCTCTGATAACAAAACAAAACTTAATGATTTGTGTGAGTTTAAGCATAGGAATATTGTTACGGATAAGGATAACAACCTTGTTTTTCTGGCAGATTCAGAATGGGCACTTAATATGACAATTGAAAACAACCCTGAAATCAAATTCCATTTTACTTCTGAACATAAATAA
- a CDS encoding class I SAM-dependent methyltransferase has translation MLVCQLCSSEEENSIRGADTRVYHKCNNCSLISADYSHHLSMEQEKERYLKHINSLEDPNYINFLLNAVNPALPFLNKQMKGLDFGCGPVTAINHILKQHSISCDSYDPVFPHGTPLPPYDFIFSTEVFEHFFYPRKELKKLSMMLKEEGFLIIMTEFHPGENHFKDWYYPRDPTHVVFYNLDTFNYICKEFQFQIVFTDNKRVVILKKKALIKQPHYALLKHHLAKF, from the coding sequence ATGCTAGTATGTCAGTTGTGCAGTTCAGAGGAAGAAAATTCCATTAGAGGGGCAGATACAAGGGTTTACCACAAGTGCAATAACTGCTCTCTTATTTCTGCTGATTACAGCCACCATCTTAGCATGGAACAGGAGAAAGAAAGGTATCTGAAACATATTAATTCTTTAGAGGATCCAAATTATATTAATTTTCTTTTAAATGCTGTAAATCCAGCTTTGCCTTTTTTAAATAAGCAAATGAAGGGGCTGGATTTTGGATGTGGACCAGTTACTGCAATTAACCATATTTTGAAGCAGCACAGTATTTCATGCGATTCTTATGACCCCGTTTTCCCCCACGGAACTCCTCTTCCTCCTTATGATTTTATTTTTTCAACAGAAGTTTTCGAGCATTTTTTTTATCCCCGAAAAGAATTGAAAAAATTAAGCATGATGTTAAAAGAGGAGGGATTTTTAATAATCATGACGGAATTTCATCCAGGAGAAAACCATTTTAAAGATTGGTATTATCCCAGAGATCCAACTCATGTTGTTTTTTATAATTTGGATACTTTTAATTACATCTGTAAGGAATTTCAGTTTCAAATTGTTTTTACAGACAATAAAAGGGTTGTGATTTTGAAAAAAAAAGCCCTAATCAAACAGCCACATTATGCTCTCTTAAAGCATCATTTAGCGAAGTTTTAA
- a CDS encoding 2,3,4,5-tetrahydropyridine-2,6-dicarboxylate N-succinyltransferase has translation MKALKEIIELTWNNRDLLKEQASRQAILEVIEKLDKGILRVSEPVGDGWQVNEWIKKAVVMYFPIRKMEVIEVGPFEFHDKMKLKTNYESLGVRVVPPAVARYGSFLAQGVILMPSYVNIGAFVDSGTMVDTWATVGSCAQIGKNVHLSGGVGIGGVLEPLQASPVIIEDNCFIGSRCIVVEGVQIRKEAVLGANVVLTKSTKIIDVSGEKPIEYKGEVPERSVVIPGSYTKSFPAGDFQVPCALIIGKRKASTDLKTSLNDALREHNVAV, from the coding sequence ATGAAAGCATTAAAAGAAATAATAGAATTGACCTGGAATAATAGAGATTTATTAAAAGAACAAGCAAGCCGGCAAGCAATTTTAGAGGTAATTGAAAAACTTGATAAAGGAATTTTAAGGGTATCTGAACCAGTGGGAGATGGATGGCAGGTAAATGAATGGATTAAAAAGGCAGTTGTGATGTATTTCCCTATACGCAAAATGGAGGTGATTGAAGTTGGCCCATTTGAATTTCATGATAAAATGAAACTGAAAACCAATTATGAGTCACTTGGAGTTCGGGTTGTACCCCCGGCTGTTGCAAGGTATGGTTCATTTCTGGCCCAGGGAGTAATTCTAATGCCCTCTTATGTTAATATTGGTGCATTTGTAGATTCGGGAACTATGGTTGATACATGGGCTACTGTGGGTTCCTGCGCACAAATCGGGAAAAACGTGCATTTAAGCGGTGGTGTGGGTATTGGAGGAGTTCTAGAACCTCTTCAGGCTTCACCAGTAATAATAGAGGATAATTGCTTTATAGGCTCAAGGTGTATTGTGGTTGAAGGCGTACAAATTAGAAAAGAAGCAGTATTGGGAGCCAATGTGGTTTTAACAAAATCAACTAAAATTATAGATGTAAGTGGTGAAAAACCAATAGAATATAAGGGAGAGGTGCCAGAAAGATCAGTAGTTATTCCTGGAAGTTATACAAAAAGCTTCCCGGCAGGAGATTTCCAGGTTCCTTGTGCTTTAATAATTGGTAAAAGGAAAGCAAGCACTGACCTTAAAACTTCGCTAAATGATGCTTTAAGAGAGCATAATGTGGCTGTTTGA